A stretch of the Capsicum annuum cultivar UCD-10X-F1 chromosome 10, UCD10Xv1.1, whole genome shotgun sequence genome encodes the following:
- the LOC107843431 gene encoding LOW QUALITY PROTEIN: F-box protein PP2-A15 (The sequence of the model RefSeq protein was modified relative to this genomic sequence to represent the inferred CDS: inserted 1 base in 1 codon), giving the protein MGASLSNLTENGSPNNGGRPGLGDIPENCVACVFMYLNPPEICNLARLNRAFRGAASSDAVWESKLPPNYQQLLDHLLPPLNYHDFSKKDIFALLARSVSFDDGNKEVWLDRISGRXCMSISSKAMLITNMEDRRHWTWFPTEESRFHVVAYCQQEWWFELSGTVKFPFPPDIYTLTFRVHLGKISKRLGRRACNFEHTHGWDLGPVRYELSTSDGQHAVSECFLDDMGQDDPNGNIRRGNWIEYKVGEFIVSTSDPVTEVKFSMKQIDCTHSKGGLCVDSVSITPSDLKVHQR; this is encoded by the exons ATGGGCGCATCATTATCTAACCTAACAGAAAACGGGTCACCCAATAACGGCGGACGACCGGGTCTCGGTGATATACCGGAGAATTGTGTAGCCTGTGTATTTATGTACCTTAATCCACCCGAAATCTGTAATTTAGCTAGGTTAAATCGTGCTTTTCGTGGTGCTGCTTCTTCTGATGCTGTTTGGGAATCTAAACTTCCCCCTAATTATCAACAACTGCTCGATCACCTTTTGCCTCCGTTGAATTATCATGATTTTTCAAAGAAGGATATTTTTGCTCTTCTCGCTCGTTCCGTGTCGTTTGATGATGGCAATAAG GAGGTATGGTTGGACAGAATTAGTGGAA TTTGTATGTCAATCTCCTCAAAAGCGATGTTGATAACTAATATGGAAGACAGGAGACACTGGACCTGGTTTCCCACAGAAGAATCAAG GTTCCATGTTGTGGCGTATTGCCAGCAGGAATGGTGGTTTGAATTAAGTGGCACAGTGAAGTTTCCTTTTCCTCCGGATATATACACACTAACATTCAGAGTTCATCTTGGGAAAATTTCCAAAAGACTCGGTCGGCGTGCTTGCAACTTTGAGCATACTCATGGATGGGATTTGGGGCCAGTACGTTATGAACTGTCTACTTCTGATGGGCAACATGCAGTTAGTGAGTGCTTTCTAGATGACATGGGGCAAGACGACCCAAATGGGAATATCAGGCGTGGGAACTGGATTGAGTACAAGGTGGGTGAATTTATTGTCAGCACGTCAGATCCTGTGACGGAAGTTAAATTTTCAATGAAACAGATTGACTGCACACATTCCAAAGGCGGGCTCTGTGTTGATTCTGTATCTATTACCCCCAGTGATCTGAAAGTCCATCAAAGATGA